The sequence GAGTCCTCGAGGGTGACGGAGCCGACCCCGGGGCGGATGCCGGCGGCCGTCACCCAGTGCACGGCCTCGGTGGGGACGCCGTAGGCGAAGCGCCGCGGGTGCGGCACGCCCCGGGCGTCCAGCAGGTGGTAGGGCCGCTCGGAGACGGCCAGGCCGCCGGTCTCGTAGGACGCGCCGCCGGTGCCGGGCACCCGGTGCGGGGCGGCCCGGCCGGTGAGCAGCAGGTGGCGCATCAGCGGGTCGGCGGTGCGGCGCAGGTCGGTCTCGGGCAGCCGGGCCTCGATCAGCACCTCGGCCCGGACGTCCAGGTCGGGGACGGCGGTGGAGGTGGCGGTGAAGCGGCCGGTGCGCTCGTCGGCGGTGATCCGCGGGGCGGGGCCGACGACGTCCAGGACGCCGGCGTCGATCAGGGCGGCCAGTTCCTCGATCCGGGAGGCCGGCGGGCCGATCGACAGGTAGGCGTTGAGCGGGGTGTACCAGCGGTCCAGTTCGTCGCGGTGCGAGTCGGCGTCCAGTCCGGCGTGGTCGACGGCGATCCGCAGTTCGTTGCGCAGGTCCCGCAGGACGTCCAGGGCGGCCTTGAACGGGCCGCTGAGGTTGCCCTGGCGGGCCCGGCGGACGTCCTCGTCGAGGTAGTCGCGCAGCCAGGCGCGGAACTCGGCGAGGCCGGCGAAGGTCCGGCCGGCGTGCGGGCGGGCGACCAGGTCCCAGTCCCAGCGCTCGGCGGGGGCGATCCCGGCCGCGTCCAGCAGCCGCTCCTCCTCGGCGTCGGAGCCGGCCCGCAGGAAGTCCCCGGCGAACGCGGCGGCGGCCCCGGCCGGGGCGCGGCCGGCCAGCAGGGTCTCGTAGTAGACGGTGCGCACCTCCTTGGAGACCAGCGGCCACAGCTCGGCGGCGAACCGGACCGGCTGCCCGCGGCGGACCCGCTCGCGCAGCCCGGTGACGTGCTCGACGGTGAGCAGCCGGGGGCGGTAGCGGCCGTGCGGGCCCTTCTCGTTGTCGCCGCGCGCCTGGTGCGGCACGCCGCGGCGGGAGCCGGCGTACAGCCGGGGCTCGTTGCCGGAGGGCCGGTAGACCAGCCGGCCGCCGACCCGTTCGAACACGCCGCCGCGGGCGTGCGTGAACAGTGCCAGGTAGTCGAAGAAGTTCAGTCCCAGGCCGCGCAGCAGCACGGTCTGGCCCGGCCGCACCCCGGACAGGTCGGCGTCGGCCGGGTTGGCCGGGGCGAGGTAGGTCAGGCCGTGCCGGGCGGCGAAGTCCGCCAGGCTCCGCTCGGTGTCGGAGGCGACCAGGTCGACGTGGCCCTGGGCCAGCACCACGGCGTCCAGGCCGGTCAGCCGGGTGCCGTCGGCGAGCTGCACGCTCTGGGCGCCGTCCGGTCCCCCGTCCTGCAGGGCCACGGCGCGCGCGGTGTGCACCCGCACCTCGGTGTGCGCGGCGGCGCCCGCCGTGACCTGCCGGAACACCCAGGACAGGTACTGGCCGTAGAGCGCGCGGGTGGGGTAGGTGTCCGGGCCGAGGTCGCGGGCCTCGGCGAGGGTCTCGTCGTCGTAGGGCTCGCCCGTGCCGGGGGTGAGGGCGCTCGGCCCCAGGGCCTTGGCCCACTGGTACAGGCTCGGCCCCTCCTCCAGCGGCCCGGCGATGGCGACGCTGGCGTCGGTGTAGACGGTGACCTGCGAGGCGACGGTGTTCATCAGCAGGTGCCGGGACTGCGAGGGCCGCCAGACCCGGCCGGCGCCCGGCGGGTCCGGGTCGACGACGTGCACGGTGAGCCGGTCCCACCGGGGGGTGCGGCGTTCCTGCGCGCAGATCCGTTCGAGTACGGACAGTCCGCGCGGGCCGGCGCCGACGAGGCACACTTCGATACGTCCGCTGGACACAGGGGCACTCCGCTCCGCGAGTCGGGCTGGTCCCGCCACGGTCGACGGCGGCGCTCAATCAGTGCTCGGATTCCGGTGGAAACGCCGTGAAGGAATGCTCGGGGACCCGGAACGCGGAGCACCCCCCGGGCCGGCGGGGCCCGGGGGGTGCGGGGGGCGGGGAGGGACGGGCACCGGAGGGTGCGGGCCTACCCCTCGCCCAGCATGAAGCCGACGCCCCGGACGGTCACGATCCAGCCGCTGCCGCCCAGCTTGCCGCGCAGGCTGCTGACGTGGGTGTCGACGGTGCGCCGCGACCAGGAGCCGCCCCACACCTGCTGGAGCAGCTGCTTGCGGGGCACCACGGTGTCCGGGTGCTGGGCCAGCAGGCACAGCAGGTCGAACTCCTTGCGGGTGAGCGGGACCCGCGCCCCGCCCACGCTCACCTCGCGCGAGCCGACGTCGATCCGCAGCCGGCCGTGCCGGATCTCCTGGGCCCCCGCGGCCAGCGGCTGCCACCGGGTGCGGCGCATCGCCGCCTCGATCCGGGCCGCCAGCTCGCGGAACCGGTAGGGCTTGGTGACGTAGTCGTCCGCGCCCGCCTGCAGGCCCAGCACGCAGTCGATCTCGGACTGCCGGGCGGTCAGGATGATCACCGGGACGCGGCTGGTCGCCCGGATCGCCCGGCAGACCTCCAGGCCGTCCAGGTCGGGCAGGTCGAGGTCGAGCAGCACCAGGTCGGCGCTCCCGTACGCCTGCAGGGCCGCCCCGCCCTGCCGCACGCCCACCGGGTCGTGGCCGTGCCGGCGCAGCTGGTCGGCCAGCGCGTCGTCGCCGCCGCCGTCCACCACCAGGATCCGCCGCCCGATCACCCCGGGCAGCGGGCGGACCGCGTCCCGGCCGGGGCCGGCCGGGACGGGTGCGTACGGTTCCAGCAGGGCTGGTGCCTGGAGCTGACTCATGCCTCCCCCGAAAGGTCCTGCACGGCCCGTGTCGTGGCGGTCGCGCCGACGCTACCGACGCGCGGTCGAGCCCCGGTACAGCGCCGGCTCAGACCGTGTACACCCGGGTCGCGGAGCGGTTCGGGTCGCCGGGGCGCAGGTGCAGCTCGCCCTCCGCGGGGAACATCACCACGCTCGCCACCGTCCGCTCGATCCGGAAGTCGCCGTGGTCGGCGATGCACACCGGCGGGCGGGAGAGCACCGCGAAGTGCTCCTCGGCGCCGGCCCGCGGGTCCAGCCCGGCCAGCCCGTCGGCCGCCGCGGCCAGCCGCCCGTCGGAGGAGATCCGGTCGAAGGCGCTCTGCCGGTCGGCCGGAACGAAATCCGGGTGCAGGTAGTGGTTGGTGTGCACGGCCTCCCGCGAGGGGTGCTCGTTCAACCGCAGCCCGGTGCCCTGCAGTTCGACGCTGACCGCCCGCTCCCGGTCGGCCAGGACGAGGTTGCGGGAGCTGGAGAGGGTCAGGCCGGACAGCAGCTTCAGCGCCCCGTCCACGTCGGCGGCCTCGTCCAGCAGGTGGCGGATCGCCAGGTACGGGGTGACGCCCGGGCGCCACCGGCCGTCGGTGACCAGGTTGATGCCGATCGCCAGCCCGTCGCTGTTGAGGCCCAGGTAGCCGAGCAGGCCGGCGAAGCCGATCACCAGCACCCGGCGCGGCGAGCCGGCCCGGGCCAGGTGCACCACCTCGAGGTGGGAGTCCAGGTCCGCGTTCAGGTCCACGGTCTGCGCCAGCACCGGCCGGGTGCCCGGGCCGGTGCGCGCGTAGGTGGTGCAGTCCCCCCCGGTGGGCACCCGGTGGTGGCTCATCACCTCGCGGCGCAGCTGCAGCAGCCAGGCCTCCTCCTCGGAGATCCCGGCGCCCTCGGCCAGGCCCGCGACCTCCTCGGCGAGGTCGGGCAGCGCGGCGGTGATCTCGGCCCGGTAGTCGGCGATGGTGGGCCGCAGCCCGGCCAGCGTCACCGGCTCGTCGACCAGCCGGCCCAGCCGGGCCAGCCCGTCGTCGAGGAAGGCGCGCAGCCCGGCCGCGACCGCTTCGCCGTGGGCCCGCCCCAGCTCCCGGGGGGAGCCGGCGGCCCGGACGTGGGTGACGCTCATACCGCGGCGGCCGCCTTCTTCGGTCCGGCGGCCAGCGCCTCGCGCACGCCCGGCCACTCGGCGCGCAGGATGCTGTAGAAGACCGCGTCCCGGCGGCGCCCGCCCGGCATGTAGTTGAAGCTGCGCAGCACGCCCTCCTCGGTGGCGCCGATGTTGCGCAGCCCCTTGCGGGCCTGGACGTTCAGCTCGTCGGTCTTGAACTCGACCCGCTCGGCCTCCAGCACCTCGAAGGCGTGCCGCAGCAGCAGCAGCTTCGCCCAGTGGTTGATGCCCTTGCCGCGGAAGTCGTGGCCCAGCCAGGACGCCCCGATCTCCAGCCGGCGGTCCTTCTCGGCGAAGCCGAGCAGGCTCATGCTGCCCGCGACCCGGCCGCTGCGCAGGTCGGTGATGACGTAGACGGCGCGGCGCCCGGCGGTGTGCTCGGCGAGGTTGGAGTCGAAGAACCCGTCGAAGTCGGAGTCGCCGACGACCACGGTGAAGTACCGCCAGATCTCCGGGTCGAGGGCCACGGCCCGGATGCCGGCCCGGTCCGCCTCGCTGATCGGGGTGAGCCGCACGTGCTCGTCCTCGAGGACGGCGGAGAGGTGATCGGACCAGCTCATGTTCGGGCTCCGGTGGTGGGTTCGGCGGGGGGACGATGGCCAGTGTGCGGCGGCCCGGAGGGGCTTCCAAGGTCATTCGACCCGGTCACGAAGCATCTCCAAGCGCTTGTGGATCACGTGGTGGTTGACCAGGAAGGCCTCCGGCTCGCGCGGGGCGGCCTCGATGCCCTCCTCGCGCAGGGCCTCGCCGAAGTTCTGCCCGTACTCGGAGGTCCGCTTGGCCGCGGCCTGCACCGCCCGGTACGCCCGGTCGCGCTCCACCCCGGCCTCCAGCAGCTCCACCAGCACCGAGGAGCTGCACACCAGGCCGTGGGTCTCGGCGATGTTGGCCCGCATCCGGCCCGCGTCGACGGCCAGGTTCTCCAGCAGCTGGACGGCCTTGGCGGCCTGGTAGTGGGCGACGGTCAGCGCGTCGGGCAGCAGCACCTTCTCCACCGCCTGGTGCGCCAGGTCCCGCTCGTGCCACAGCGCGACGTTCTCCAGCGCGGTGGTCGCGTACCCGCGCAGCAGCCGGGCCAGGCCGCACAGCAGCTCGCTGCCGGTCGGGTTGGCCTTGTGCGGCATCGCGCTGGAGCCCTGGTAGCCGGCCGTGCGCCGCTCCTCGACCTCGCGGACCTCGGTGCGCTGCAGCAGCCGCAGCTCCAGCGCGATCTGCTCGATGCAGGAGCCGAGCGCCGCCACCGCCTGCAGCAGCTGGGCGTGCCGGTCGCGGGCGACCACCTGGGTCGGGGACAGCTCGATGCCCAGCCCGAGCCGCTCGCACACGTACTCCTCGACCGCCGGGTCGATCAGCGCGTACGTGCCGACCGAGCCGGAGACGGTGCCCACCGCGACCGCCTCGCGGGCCGCGGCCAGCCGCTGCAGCGAGCGGTCGACGGCGAAGGCGAAGCCGCCCAGCTTGTGGCCCAGCGTGGTGGGCTCGGCGTGGATGCCGTGGGTGCGGCCCACCATCACGGTGTCCCAGTGCTCGAAGGACCGGTCGACCAGGACGGTCCGCAGCCGCTGCGCGGTGCCGGACAGCACGTCGACGGCCCGGCCCAGGGTGTGGCCCAGCGCGGTGTCCACCAGGTCGTAGCTGGTCATCCCGAGGTGCACCCAGCGGGCCGAGGACTCCGGCATCTGCTCGCAGTACGCGGTGAGGAAGGAGAGCACCTCGTGGTCGCGGTCCTGCTGGATCTCGGCGACCCGCTCCGGCCGCGGCACCGCGGCCGCCCGCATGTCGTCGAGCACCGCCGCGGGCACCCGGCCCAGCTGCACCTGCGCCTCGGTGGCCAGGATCTCGACCCGGACGTAGGTCTCGTACCGGGCCTCGTCCGAGAAGAGCTCCGCCATCTCGGGGAGCGTGAAACGAGGAATCATGAGACAGCCTTACCTCTGTGGTGGAGTGACGGACGCTCAGAAGGCGGCGAAGTACTCGCGCTGCTCCCACTCGGTGACCTGCCCGGGCGCGGGGGCGGCCTGCCGGGCCCACGCCTCGTAGCGGCCGGCCTCGCTCGCCTTGAGCTTGGCCAGGCAGGCGGCCAGCGGCGCGCCCAGCAGCCGCTCGGCCCGGCCGGCGGCGAAGGCGTCCAGCGCCTCGCGCAGCGACTGCGGGACGATGTCCGACCCGCCGCCGGGCTGCGCGCCGCCGGCCGGCTCGGGGGCGCCGTCGAGCCCCTCGAGGCCGGCGAACAGCTGGGCCGCGACGGCCAGGTACGGGTTGGCCGCGGGTTCGCCGATCCGGTTCTCCAGGTGCGCTCCGGCGCCGCTGCCGACCATCCGGAGCATCGCGGTGCGGTCCTCCAGGCTGAGCCCGACCCGGGTGGGCGACAGGGCGTGCTGCGCGGAGAGCCGGTGGTAGCCGTTGACGGTGGGGACGGAGAGCAGGAACAGCTCGCGCAGCCAGGACTGCAGGCCCTGGGCGTACGCCTTGCCCTCCGGCGACAGGCCCGCCGACAGGCCCTCGGCGCCGAACAGGTTGCGGCCGGTGGCGTCCTCCAGCACGGACTGGTTGAGGTGCCAGCCGCTGGGGTCGGCGCCCTCGATGCCGGGCAGCGACATGAACGAGGCGTGGTGGCCGCGGCGGGCGCACCACTGCTTGGTGAAGGTGCGGAACAGCAGCATCGCGTCGGCGGTGTCCAGCGCGGACATCGGGTCGAAGGTGGTCTCCACCTGCCCGGGGCCCATCTCGTGCTCCATCGAGCGCAGCGGCAGGCCGAGCGCGAGCAGGTCCAGGGCCAGCGGGTCGGTCAGCGGGGCGACCGTGTCGTAGGCGCTGTCCAGGTTGAACTGGTAGCCGGAGTTCATCGCCGCCACCCGGGGCGCCGGGCCCTGCCGGCCGAAGCCGTTGCCCGCGTTGCCCGGGTCGTCGTCGAGCCGCCGGCTGAGGTACCACTCGACCTCCAGGCCGAGCACCGGGCTCAGGCCCCGCTCCGCGTACCGGGCCAGCACCCGGTGCAGCACGCCGCGCGAGGACAGCGGGTGCGGGGTGCCGTCGCGCAGGTACTCGTCGCCGACCACCCAGGCGGTGACCGGCCCGCCGCCGCCGGGCAGCACCTGGAAGGTCAGCGGGTCGGGCACCAGGACGAAGTTGCCCAGGCCCGCGAGCTCCTCGACGCCCGTGCCGTGCTCGCCGCGGTAGTCCACCGCGGTGGTGCAGGCGGTGTCCTTGAGGAACGGGCCGGGGCTGTAGTTCATCCCGTTGCGCAGCACGCCGCGGAAGGTCCGGGCGGTCAGCGTCTTGGAGCGGGCGAGGCCGTGCGGGTCGCCGAAGGCGAGGCGGACGAAGTCGACCCCGTCGAGGGCGGCCTCGATCCGCTCGGCCGCGGCGGTCTGCGCCGCGTTCCACAGGCCGTGGCCGGCGACGAACGAGGCGGTCCCGACGCTGCCCTCGGCGGCGGGCGTCGACCATGACCTGGAGAACACGTGGCGTCCTTTCGGCGGGAGGGTGGGGGCGGGCGCGGCCGGCGGCTCAGGCGACCCGCAGCCGCGGCCGTCCGGCGCCGGCCGCCTCGACCGGGGTGCCG is a genomic window of Kitasatospora cineracea containing:
- a CDS encoding GNAT family N-acetyltransferase is translated as MSWSDHLSAVLEDEHVRLTPISEADRAGIRAVALDPEIWRYFTVVVGDSDFDGFFDSNLAEHTAGRRAVYVITDLRSGRVAGSMSLLGFAEKDRRLEIGASWLGHDFRGKGINHWAKLLLLRHAFEVLEAERVEFKTDELNVQARKGLRNIGATEEGVLRSFNYMPGGRRRDAVFYSILRAEWPGVREALAAGPKKAAAAV
- a CDS encoding FAD/NAD(P)-binding protein is translated as MSSGRIEVCLVGAGPRGLSVLERICAQERRTPRWDRLTVHVVDPDPPGAGRVWRPSQSRHLLMNTVASQVTVYTDASVAIAGPLEEGPSLYQWAKALGPSALTPGTGEPYDDETLAEARDLGPDTYPTRALYGQYLSWVFRQVTAGAAAHTEVRVHTARAVALQDGGPDGAQSVQLADGTRLTGLDAVVLAQGHVDLVASDTERSLADFAARHGLTYLAPANPADADLSGVRPGQTVLLRGLGLNFFDYLALFTHARGGVFERVGGRLVYRPSGNEPRLYAGSRRGVPHQARGDNEKGPHGRYRPRLLTVEHVTGLRERVRRGQPVRFAAELWPLVSKEVRTVYYETLLAGRAPAGAAAAFAGDFLRAGSDAEEERLLDAAGIAPAERWDWDLVARPHAGRTFAGLAEFRAWLRDYLDEDVRRARQGNLSGPFKAALDVLRDLRNELRIAVDHAGLDADSHRDELDRWYTPLNAYLSIGPPASRIEELAALIDAGVLDVVGPAPRITADERTGRFTATSTAVPDLDVRAEVLIEARLPETDLRRTADPLMRHLLLTGRAAPHRVPGTGGASYETGGLAVSERPYHLLDARGVPHPRRFAYGVPTEAVHWVTAAGIRPGVGSVTLEDSDAIAAAVLALPARPAARAAAAAATGTGAGA
- a CDS encoding response regulator transcription factor translates to MSQLQAPALLEPYAPVPAGPGRDAVRPLPGVIGRRILVVDGGGDDALADQLRRHGHDPVGVRQGGAALQAYGSADLVLLDLDLPDLDGLEVCRAIRATSRVPVIILTARQSEIDCVLGLQAGADDYVTKPYRFRELAARIEAAMRRTRWQPLAAGAQEIRHGRLRIDVGSREVSVGGARVPLTRKEFDLLCLLAQHPDTVVPRKQLLQQVWGGSWSRRTVDTHVSSLRGKLGGSGWIVTVRGVGFMLGEG
- a CDS encoding glutamine synthetase family protein, with product MFSRSWSTPAAEGSVGTASFVAGHGLWNAAQTAAAERIEAALDGVDFVRLAFGDPHGLARSKTLTARTFRGVLRNGMNYSPGPFLKDTACTTAVDYRGEHGTGVEELAGLGNFVLVPDPLTFQVLPGGGGPVTAWVVGDEYLRDGTPHPLSSRGVLHRVLARYAERGLSPVLGLEVEWYLSRRLDDDPGNAGNGFGRQGPAPRVAAMNSGYQFNLDSAYDTVAPLTDPLALDLLALGLPLRSMEHEMGPGQVETTFDPMSALDTADAMLLFRTFTKQWCARRGHHASFMSLPGIEGADPSGWHLNQSVLEDATGRNLFGAEGLSAGLSPEGKAYAQGLQSWLRELFLLSVPTVNGYHRLSAQHALSPTRVGLSLEDRTAMLRMVGSGAGAHLENRIGEPAANPYLAVAAQLFAGLEGLDGAPEPAGGAQPGGGSDIVPQSLREALDAFAAGRAERLLGAPLAACLAKLKASEAGRYEAWARQAAPAPGQVTEWEQREYFAAF
- a CDS encoding C45 family autoproteolytic acyltransferase/hydolase; amino-acid sequence: MSVTHVRAAGSPRELGRAHGEAVAAGLRAFLDDGLARLGRLVDEPVTLAGLRPTIADYRAEITAALPDLAEEVAGLAEGAGISEEEAWLLQLRREVMSHHRVPTGGDCTTYARTGPGTRPVLAQTVDLNADLDSHLEVVHLARAGSPRRVLVIGFAGLLGYLGLNSDGLAIGINLVTDGRWRPGVTPYLAIRHLLDEAADVDGALKLLSGLTLSSSRNLVLADRERAVSVELQGTGLRLNEHPSREAVHTNHYLHPDFVPADRQSAFDRISSDGRLAAAADGLAGLDPRAGAEEHFAVLSRPPVCIADHGDFRIERTVASVVMFPAEGELHLRPGDPNRSATRVYTV
- the purB gene encoding adenylosuccinate lyase; the encoded protein is MIPRFTLPEMAELFSDEARYETYVRVEILATEAQVQLGRVPAAVLDDMRAAAVPRPERVAEIQQDRDHEVLSFLTAYCEQMPESSARWVHLGMTSYDLVDTALGHTLGRAVDVLSGTAQRLRTVLVDRSFEHWDTVMVGRTHGIHAEPTTLGHKLGGFAFAVDRSLQRLAAAREAVAVGTVSGSVGTYALIDPAVEEYVCERLGLGIELSPTQVVARDRHAQLLQAVAALGSCIEQIALELRLLQRTEVREVEERRTAGYQGSSAMPHKANPTGSELLCGLARLLRGYATTALENVALWHERDLAHQAVEKVLLPDALTVAHYQAAKAVQLLENLAVDAGRMRANIAETHGLVCSSSVLVELLEAGVERDRAYRAVQAAAKRTSEYGQNFGEALREEGIEAAPREPEAFLVNHHVIHKRLEMLRDRVE